The genomic stretch ATTCCATTCTTGTGCTAAATCAATAAAGCTTGTCTTTTTATTTTCATGATAATATTTTAGTGCTTTGTCTCCTATTAAAACTTTTCCATTTAGTTTTAATACTTTTGCTAATGCATTAGAAGTTTCACTTTGATAATCTTTTTCATCAATTCCTGGTATTAGTAGTACAGATAATACATCTTTTTTTGCGATAATTCCTAGGTCTAATTTTTTTTCATGTCTTGATGCAATTGATGAAATAAAAGCCGAATCTACTTTTCTTTTTTTTAATTTTTTATTTATTAAAGAGGGATAAGATTTTTTATATTCAATGATTGCTTTAGTCTGTGTTGATCTTATATTTTTCTTTATATACACATGAAATGGTAATAAATTTATAAAATCTATTTTTGCAAAAATCATAATAAGCGAAGTCCTTTAACTTAAAATTCTTTTGCTATAATAATCAAAAAAGAATAAATAAGGGTTTAAAGTGGTTAAAGTAGAATTTTTAGGGCCTATTAATAAAGAATCAATGAATCTTGATATATCTAATTTATCACAGTTGTCTGAAATATTAAAAAAAGATGATGAAGTTTCATTGTGGTTAGAAAACTGTGCAGTTGCAATAAATGATACACTAGTATCAAGAAAAGATATAGAGCTTTTTTCTGGAGATAAAATTTCATTATTACCACCTGTTTGTGGTGGATGATAGAAAAAAGGCAGAATATGAAAAATTTAGAATTATTTGAAGGTAGTTTACCTGTTGAAAAAATTACAAATGCTTGGTATGCTAAATATAAAAGCTCAAATTATGGAGCAATAATTACCTTTGTAGGGGTTGTAAGAGATGAAGATAAAATAGATGGTTTATCTTTTGATATTTATGAACCTATTTTAGATACTTGGTTTAACTCCTGGATAGAAAAAGCAAAAAAATTAAATGCAATTGTTTTAATGGCACATAGTTGTGGCGATGTATTTAATCATGAAAGTTCATATATTGCTGCTGTTTGTTCTCCTAAAAGAAGAGTTGCTTTAGAATTAATAGATGAATTTGTTGAAGATTTTAAAGCTCAAGCTCCAATTTGGAAATATGATATTATAAATGGAAATAGAGTATATGCAAAAGATAGAAGTACAGCAATAAAAGGTTCAGGGATATTATCATGAGAGTAGATTTACACAATCATACAACTTTATGTAATCATGCAAGTGGTACGAGTGAAGAATATTTATTAAGAGCAATTGAATTAGGAATAGATATATATGGATTTTCAGATCATGCACCTATGAATTATGATCCAAAATATAGAATGGATATATCTGATAAACCTTTATATGAAAAAGAAATATTAGATTTAAAAGAAAAATATAAAGAAAAAATTGAAGTTTTATTAGCTTATGAAGTTGATTATCTTGAAGGTTATATATTAGATGAAATAATTAATGCAAAAGTTGATTATCTAATTGGTTCTGTTCATTTTTTAAAAAACAAAAATGATATGTGGGGTTTTGATAATCCTGAATTTATTGGAGTTTATAAATCAAAAGATATTGATACTATATGGACTGAATATTTTGCTGCAATTGAAGCAATGGCAAAAACTGGTTTATTTGATATTGTTGGACATTTAGATTTAATTAAAGTATTTAAATTCTTACCTAAAAAAGATATTAGACTATTAGCAAAAAATGCACTTCTAGCAATAAAAAAATCTAATATGGTTTTAGAAATAAATACAGCAGGCTTGCGAAAACCAATAAAAGAGACTTATCCTTCTAGAACACTTTTAGAATTAGCCTATGAATTAGATATAAATATTACATTTGGTTCGGATGCTCATTCAGTTGATCAAGTTGGTTTTAAATATGAAGAAGGCAAATCTTTAGCAAAAGATATAGGTTATACAAAATGTATGACTTTTTCTAATAGAGACTCTCAATTAATAATTTTATAATTTGAGTATATTAGGAAAAAGTATACTTTTTTTATTACTTGTATAGTTTTTATACACTGATTTTAGCTTATTTTTTATTATTTTTGATAAAATTGTCGCATATATAAATTCAAGGAGCTATAACAATGGGTAAATTTGTTAACAATACAGAAGAGTTTTTTAAATATTGTGAAGATAATGAAGTAAAGTTTGTAGATTTTAGATTTACAGATATGAAAGGAATGTGGCATCACATTTCATATATGATGAGTGCAGTTACTGAAAGTCAATTAGAATTCGGTATGCCTTTTGATGGTTCTTCTGTTGATGCATGGCAGCCTATCAATAAATCGGATATGATTTTAAAACCAGATGTAGGAACTGCTTTTTTAGATCCATTTACAGCTGATTCTACAATTATTGTAATTTGTGATGTTTATGACATCTATAAAAATGAGTTATATGAAAAATGTCCAAGATCTATTGCTAAAAAAGCATTAACTCACTTAAGTGAGTCTGGTGTTGGTGATGTTGCATACTTTGGACCAGAAAATGAATTTTTTATTTTTGATGATATCAAAATCATTGATAATATTAATGAATCATATTATAGAGTTGACTCAGAAGAAGGTGAATGGTCTTCATCAACTGATTATGAAGGTGGGAACATGGGTCATAGACCTGGAACTAAAGGTGGTTATTTCCCAGCACAACCAACAGATTCAATGGTAGATTTAAGAGCTGAGATGATGTTAGTTCTTGAGCAAGTTGGATTAGAAGTAATTTTAGGACACCATGAAGTTGCACAAGGTCAAGGTGAAATTGGTATTGTTTTTGGAGATTTAATTGAAGCTGCAGATAACGTACAAAAATATAAATATGTATGTAAAATGGTTGCACATTTAAATGGTAAAACTTGTACATTTATGCCAAAACCAATGTTTGGTGATAATGGAAATGGTATGCATGTTCACCAATCAATTTGGAAAGAAGGTAAAAACTTATTCTATACAGAAGGTGAATATGGTAATCTTTCTGAAATGGCTAGACATTATGTTGGTGGAGTATTTAAACATGCACGTGCAGTTGCTGCATTTACAAACCCAGTAACAAACTCATACAAAAGATTAATTCCAGGATTTGAAGCACCTTCAATTTTAACTTATTCTTCTCAAAATAGATCTGCTTCTTGTAGAGTTCCTTATGGAGCTGGTGAAAAAGCAACTAGAGTTGAAATGAGATTCCCAGATTCTGCTGCTTGTCCTTATTTAGCATTTGCTGCTATGTTAATGGCTGGTCTTGATGGAATTGCAAATAAAATTGAACCAATTGGTCCAATGGATGAAGATTTATATGAAATGCCTTTAGCTGAGATTAGAGAAAGAGAAATTCCTCAAATGCCTCATACTTTAAGAGGTTCATTAGAAGCTTTAATTAGAGATAATGATTTCTTACAACCAGTATTTTCAAAAGATATGGTTGATACATATCAACATTATAAATTTGAAACTCAGGTTCAACCTGATGAAGCTAGACCAACAGCATTTGAATTTAAAACTACTTATTCTTGTTAATCTAAGGATAAATTATAAAAAAAAGGTAAGTTCAAATGAACTTACCTTTTTTTAGATCTAATTTCTTTACTTAATAAAAACATAATAATAGAGTTCTTTAAAACTCTATTACTTCATCTCCTAAATTTTCTGTAGTAGTATTAATATCTATTTCAGGTAAAGGAGAAGTATCCGTATAGTATTCTGTTTTACCATTTATTTTAGATGTATAAACTTTAGAAGGTTTAATAAAACTTCTAGCTATTTCTGGATGTAACTTTAAATAGTTTTTATAATAATATGAAAATGCAGGAGCAGCTATTCTTCCACCTGTTTCTGATCTTCTCATAGGCTTATTATTGTCATTACCAAACCAAACAATTGTTTCTATTGAAGGTGAATATCCACAAAACCATCCATCTATATTATTATTAGTTGTACCTGTTTTCCCTGCAAGTTCAATACCTGGAACCTTAGCTTGTCTTGCTGTTCCTCTTGTAACAACATCTTTTAAAATAGATGTTATTAAAAATGTTTGTTCTGGAGTATTTATTTCTTTAGTTTGTGGTTCAAAAGTTACCGTTTCTCCAGCATTATTTGTAATTTCTTCAATTATATAAGGTTTTACCTGTGTTCCATTATTTGCAAATATACTATAATATTCACTAAATTCAAGTGGAGATACAGACATTGTACCTAGTGTTATTGACAAATCATTAGGTAGATTTGTAAATCCATATGATTCCAATCCTTTATAAACAATATTAATACCTGTATCTGTTACTAAATTTATTGTTGATAAATTTCTTGAATGAACTAAGGATTCTCTTAAATTGATAAATCCTTTAAAATTTTGTTCATAATTTCTAGGTTGCCATTTTTTATCAACCCCATTAACTGTATAATCATAAGTTCTAGATATATCTATAAGTTGTGAAGCAGGATTTCTTCCTTCATTTAATGCTATTTGGTACAAAAATGGCTTGATAGAACTTCCTGGTTGTCTTTTTGATTGAACTGCTCTATTAAACATAGATTTTTGATAATCAATTCCCCCAACTAATGCTAGTATTTTTCCTGTATTACTTTCAATTGAAACAAGTGCACCATTTAGTTCTTTTACATATGAATCATCATTAGGTTTATTTGATCTTTTTCTAAAATCTAAGTCTCTTTTTAATGCTTGATTATATGATAATTTTAAAGCTTTTTTTGCAATTTCTTGTGCTTCTAAATCAATTGTTAATTTAATTTTGTATCCACCAGATTTAATATCAGGGATATCATCTCTTAATGTTTTGATTACATAATCAATAACATAAGGAGCTTTATTTTTAGTTAGTGTTTGATTATAAATTTTTGGTACTTCTTTAATAGCTGTTTCATACTGCTCTTTATTAATCCAACCTAATGTATTTAGTCTTGTAATAACTTGATTCGCTCGTGCTAAAGAAATTTTTAGGTTTTTTGTTGGAGCATAAAAACTAGGAGCTCTTGGCAGTCCTACTAAAATTGCCATTTCTTTTAATGATAATTCATATAAATCTTTTTTAAAATATCCACGTGCAGCAGTTCTTATTCCATAATATCCATGACCAAAATAAACATTGTTTAAATATCTTTCAAGTATTTCTTCTTTTGTTAAAATAGTTTCAAGTCTAATAGCAAGAAGGGCTTCTTTTATTTTTCTAATAAGTTTTTTTTCACTAGATAAAACTAACATCTTTATTAGTTGTTGAGTTAGTGTACTAGCTCCTTCTACAAAACCTCCTGCTTTAATATCTTTTATAATTGCTCTACTTATAGCATCTGGATTTATACCTATATGTTCGAAATATTGAGTGTCTTCAATTGCAACAAGACCTTCAATAATTCTTGC from Poseidonibacter antarcticus encodes the following:
- a CDS encoding molybdopterin synthase catalytic subunit, encoding MKNLELFEGSLPVEKITNAWYAKYKSSNYGAIITFVGVVRDEDKIDGLSFDIYEPILDTWFNSWIEKAKKLNAIVLMAHSCGDVFNHESSYIAAVCSPKRRVALELIDEFVEDFKAQAPIWKYDIINGNRVYAKDRSTAIKGSGILS
- the glnA gene encoding type I glutamate--ammonia ligase; translation: MGKFVNNTEEFFKYCEDNEVKFVDFRFTDMKGMWHHISYMMSAVTESQLEFGMPFDGSSVDAWQPINKSDMILKPDVGTAFLDPFTADSTIIVICDVYDIYKNELYEKCPRSIAKKALTHLSESGVGDVAYFGPENEFFIFDDIKIIDNINESYYRVDSEEGEWSSSTDYEGGNMGHRPGTKGGYFPAQPTDSMVDLRAEMMLVLEQVGLEVILGHHEVAQGQGEIGIVFGDLIEAADNVQKYKYVCKMVAHLNGKTCTFMPKPMFGDNGNGMHVHQSIWKEGKNLFYTEGEYGNLSEMARHYVGGVFKHARAVAAFTNPVTNSYKRLIPGFEAPSILTYSSQNRSASCRVPYGAGEKATRVEMRFPDSAACPYLAFAAMLMAGLDGIANKIEPIGPMDEDLYEMPLAEIREREIPQMPHTLRGSLEALIRDNDFLQPVFSKDMVDTYQHYKFETQVQPDEARPTAFEFKTTYSC
- a CDS encoding transglycosylase domain-containing protein — its product is MIKYIFGFILLVTLAVLGWLYTLYDEIKHDIDKVVNYSPKQSTQFFDKNGKLIANTFTGENREYVKYDDIPARIIEGLVAIEDTQYFEHIGINPDAISRAIIKDIKAGGFVEGASTLTQQLIKMLVLSSEKKLIRKIKEALLAIRLETILTKEEILERYLNNVYFGHGYYGIRTAARGYFKKDLYELSLKEMAILVGLPRAPSFYAPTKNLKISLARANQVITRLNTLGWINKEQYETAIKEVPKIYNQTLTKNKAPYVIDYVIKTLRDDIPDIKSGGYKIKLTIDLEAQEIAKKALKLSYNQALKRDLDFRKRSNKPNDDSYVKELNGALVSIESNTGKILALVGGIDYQKSMFNRAVQSKRQPGSSIKPFLYQIALNEGRNPASQLIDISRTYDYTVNGVDKKWQPRNYEQNFKGFINLRESLVHSRNLSTINLVTDTGINIVYKGLESYGFTNLPNDLSITLGTMSVSPLEFSEYYSIFANNGTQVKPYIIEEITNNAGETVTFEPQTKEINTPEQTFLITSILKDVVTRGTARQAKVPGIELAGKTGTTNNNIDGWFCGYSPSIETIVWFGNDNNKPMRRSETGGRIAAPAFSYYYKNYLKLHPEIARSFIKPSKVYTSKINGKTEYYTDTSPLPEIDINTTTENLGDEVIEF
- a CDS encoding MoaD/ThiS family protein — protein: MVKVEFLGPINKESMNLDISNLSQLSEILKKDDEVSLWLENCAVAINDTLVSRKDIELFSGDKISLLPPVCGG
- the hisJ gene encoding histidinol-phosphatase HisJ, with the protein product MRVDLHNHTTLCNHASGTSEEYLLRAIELGIDIYGFSDHAPMNYDPKYRMDISDKPLYEKEILDLKEKYKEKIEVLLAYEVDYLEGYILDEIINAKVDYLIGSVHFLKNKNDMWGFDNPEFIGVYKSKDIDTIWTEYFAAIEAMAKTGLFDIVGHLDLIKVFKFLPKKDIRLLAKNALLAIKKSNMVLEINTAGLRKPIKETYPSRTLLELAYELDINITFGSDAHSVDQVGFKYEEGKSLAKDIGYTKCMTFSNRDSQLIIL
- a CDS encoding MqnA/MqnD/SBP family protein, with the translated sequence MIFAKIDFINLLPFHVYIKKNIRSTQTKAIIEYKKSYPSLINKKLKKRKVDSAFISSIASRHEKKLDLGIIAKKDVLSVLLIPGIDEKDYQSETSNALAKVLKLNGKVLIGDKALKYYHENKKTSFIDLAQEWNDKYKLPFVFAVLCYSSNKKELTKLTKKFNKNHIKIPTYILNQYSKRTGISNKDILDYLKKIDYNIGIKEKRSLKLFLKLTK